The following are from one region of the Mycolicibacterium helvum genome:
- a CDS encoding HypC/HybG/HupF family hydrogenase formation chaperone, whose protein sequence is MCLGIPGQVIRMLDGYGDQLALVDVAGENRKVNIGMLPEETFRPGDWVIIHMGFVVDKTDKAGADEAMAGLRLMGSGLDELSSGPP, encoded by the coding sequence ATGTGTCTGGGAATTCCCGGTCAGGTGATCCGCATGCTGGACGGCTACGGTGACCAGTTGGCACTGGTGGACGTCGCAGGCGAGAACCGCAAGGTCAACATCGGCATGCTGCCCGAAGAGACGTTCCGCCCCGGCGACTGGGTGATCATCCACATGGGATTCGTGGTCGACAAGACCGACAAGGCCGGCGCCGACGAGGCGATGGCCGGCCTTCGGCTGATGGGGTCGGGTCTCGACGAACTCTCTTCGGGCCCGCCGTGA
- a CDS encoding alpha/beta hydrolase encodes MDPHRFGLDPAALAFLDSTSSDPLPQYRSPSAVRSASSALQRQRPEPRSGSVATTEHWVTITTPAHGSLRVHIVERADRCAPSAAVMYLHGGGWMSGDAATHDGIVRELAIRSRAAIVCPEYARAPEACYPVALEQAYATAQWLSTDGGKHGLDPCRLAIAGDSVGANLAIAAVLLAVQRSTVVFRQLVAFTPVIDADFDTASYRSFAEGFGLRRDVMQFYWDQYVPDPRDRLRDTVSPLRAATSDLARFPPSLIITAEADVVRDEGEAFAARLREAGARSTAVRYEGTIHGFAVLTALKESSAARAATAQAASILTAALEDSVSR; translated from the coding sequence GTGGATCCGCATCGATTCGGCCTCGATCCGGCCGCGCTCGCTTTCCTGGACTCCACATCGTCAGACCCGCTGCCCCAATATCGGTCACCGTCCGCGGTGCGCTCGGCATCGTCCGCGCTACAACGCCAGCGCCCCGAGCCCCGGTCGGGATCTGTTGCCACGACGGAGCACTGGGTCACCATCACGACACCGGCACACGGTTCACTCCGGGTTCACATCGTGGAACGAGCCGATCGTTGCGCACCGTCAGCAGCCGTGATGTATCTGCACGGCGGCGGGTGGATGAGCGGAGATGCCGCCACGCACGACGGGATCGTGCGCGAGTTGGCGATCAGGAGCAGGGCGGCGATCGTCTGTCCCGAGTACGCCCGCGCACCGGAAGCCTGCTATCCCGTCGCCCTGGAACAGGCCTACGCAACCGCCCAGTGGTTGAGTACCGATGGCGGCAAACACGGACTGGATCCATGCCGGCTCGCCATTGCCGGCGACTCCGTGGGCGCCAATCTCGCCATCGCCGCCGTGCTGCTGGCCGTACAGCGCAGCACCGTCGTATTTCGGCAACTGGTGGCCTTCACCCCGGTCATCGATGCCGACTTCGATACTGCCTCCTACCGCTCGTTCGCCGAAGGCTTCGGTCTGCGCCGCGACGTGATGCAGTTTTACTGGGATCAGTACGTGCCTGATCCGCGCGACCGTCTGCGTGACACCGTCTCACCACTGCGCGCAGCTACCAGTGACCTGGCCCGTTTTCCACCATCGCTGATCATCACCGCCGAAGCGGACGTCGTGCGCGACGAAGGCGAGGCGTTCGCGGCACGCCTACGGGAGGCCGGCGCCCGTTCGACGGCGGTGCGCTACGAGGGCACGATTCACGGCTTCGCCGTGCTGACTGCGCTCAAGGAGTCCAGCGCCGCCAGGGCTGCGACCGCGCAGGCCGCGTCGATTCTGACAGCCGCCCTTGAGGATTCCGTCAGCCGCTGA
- a CDS encoding hydrogenase maturation protease has translation MLVAGIGNIFLGDDGFGPEVLRHVAAHPPDDQVRVADYGIRGMHLAYDLLDGWDALVLVDAIPDRGAPGTVRVFEADHETLSTPAGFDAHSMDPGTVFASLTALGGTAPRTVVIGCEVQTVADGIGLSDVVNAAVPEAVHAVQTVLTMLREG, from the coding sequence ATACTCGTCGCCGGTATCGGCAACATCTTCCTCGGAGACGACGGATTCGGCCCCGAGGTACTGCGACATGTGGCAGCCCACCCGCCCGACGATCAGGTCCGGGTTGCCGATTACGGCATCCGCGGAATGCACCTGGCCTATGACCTGCTCGACGGCTGGGACGCACTGGTCCTGGTGGATGCCATCCCTGACCGGGGCGCACCGGGAACCGTCCGAGTCTTCGAAGCCGATCACGAAACACTCTCCACACCAGCCGGTTTCGATGCGCACAGCATGGACCCAGGTACGGTGTTCGCCAGCCTGACCGCCCTCGGCGGCACCGCGCCGCGCACCGTGGTGATCGGTTGCGAAGTCCAGACGGTCGCTGACGGAATCGGGTTGAGTGACGTGGTGAACGCCGCCGTGCCAGAAGCCGTGCACGCGGTGCAGACAGTGCTGACGATGCTGCGGGAGGGCTGA
- a CDS encoding alpha/beta hydrolase: protein MSTDRRPGGVVLDAATAALLKAMRTPPTLRELGPQDGRMALQEAQQSTIESPGVVARFHTAAVGPSGLTGFWVVRPREVREPLPAVFYLHGGRWMFGDAQTHGAIVGEFATGCRAAVVLPEYSRTPEARYPVALEECYAILQWVHATAGDLGLDPKKLAIAGDCAGATLAVAVAMLVKSRGGPRLKAQLLYYPPTDARCSSQSHRTFGTGFLLHSEEQAWYWDQYCDDGAECPTVSPLYATLEDLTGLPPTMVVTAEADVVRDEAAGFAVKLRAAGVDVTAVRYLGTIHDFVVLRQLVGTAPSRAAIEQGVWFVRQALSGALSG, encoded by the coding sequence GTGAGTACCGATCGGCGACCTGGCGGTGTGGTCCTCGATGCGGCGACCGCGGCTCTGCTCAAGGCGATGCGGACTCCGCCCACCCTGCGCGAGTTGGGTCCCCAAGACGGAAGGATGGCGCTGCAGGAGGCGCAGCAGTCGACGATCGAGAGCCCCGGTGTGGTGGCACGATTCCACACGGCTGCGGTCGGCCCGTCCGGGCTGACAGGGTTCTGGGTTGTTCGGCCCCGGGAAGTTCGAGAACCGCTGCCGGCGGTGTTCTATCTGCATGGCGGCCGGTGGATGTTCGGTGATGCGCAGACCCACGGCGCCATCGTCGGTGAGTTCGCCACCGGGTGCCGGGCTGCGGTGGTCCTTCCGGAGTACAGCCGAACCCCCGAAGCGCGCTATCCGGTGGCCTTGGAGGAGTGTTACGCGATCCTGCAATGGGTCCACGCCACTGCAGGTGATCTGGGGCTCGACCCTAAGAAGTTAGCGATCGCCGGTGATTGCGCAGGCGCGACGCTGGCGGTCGCGGTGGCGATGCTGGTCAAATCCCGCGGCGGGCCGCGGCTCAAAGCCCAGCTTCTCTACTATCCGCCCACCGATGCGCGGTGCTCGTCGCAGTCCCATCGCACTTTCGGCACCGGCTTCCTCCTGCACAGCGAGGAGCAGGCGTGGTACTGGGATCAATATTGCGATGACGGTGCGGAATGTCCCACAGTGTCACCGCTCTACGCGACACTCGAGGATCTGACCGGTCTACCGCCGACGATGGTGGTGACTGCGGAGGCCGATGTGGTCCGCGACGAGGCCGCCGGATTCGCCGTCAAGCTGCGCGCCGCTGGAGTCGACGTCACGGCGGTGCGCTACCTGGGCACGATTCACGACTTCGTGGTGTTGCGGCAGTTGGTCGGTACCGCACCCAGTCGCGCTGCCATCGAGCAAGGCGTGTGGTTTGTCCGGCAGGCGCTTTCCGGCGCGCTCAGCGGCTGA
- a CDS encoding SDR family NAD(P)-dependent oxidoreductase, which produces MGKLDGKVAVITGGTSGMALAGAKVFVEEGAHVFITGRRKDAVNEAVDLIGRNVTGVQGDSADLSDLDRLYDTVKQEKGSIDVLWASAGTGAQSPLGEITEEDFDAAFSLNARGTLFAVQKALPLFNDGGSIFMTGSNASLRGYPNWSVYAGSKAVLPAYARVWVSELRDRKIRVNVLTPGQVASPMLAEVMDDEMKAQFESVIPRREMGRPEEIAAAALFLASDDSSYVNGQELVVDGGTTVI; this is translated from the coding sequence GTGGGAAAGCTCGATGGCAAGGTCGCAGTGATCACCGGCGGAACAAGTGGCATGGCGCTGGCCGGTGCCAAGGTGTTCGTCGAGGAAGGCGCCCACGTCTTCATCACGGGCCGACGGAAGGACGCGGTGAACGAAGCCGTCGACTTGATCGGGCGGAACGTGACTGGCGTGCAAGGCGATTCGGCTGACCTCAGCGATCTGGACCGTTTGTACGACACGGTCAAGCAGGAAAAGGGCTCGATCGACGTGTTGTGGGCAAGTGCCGGGACGGGCGCGCAGAGCCCGCTCGGCGAAATCACCGAGGAGGACTTCGATGCCGCCTTCTCGCTGAATGCGCGCGGCACGCTGTTCGCCGTCCAGAAGGCGCTGCCGCTGTTCAATGATGGCGGCTCGATCTTCATGACCGGGTCGAACGCATCGCTGCGCGGCTACCCCAATTGGAGTGTGTACGCGGGAAGCAAGGCCGTGCTGCCCGCCTACGCACGGGTGTGGGTGTCGGAGTTGAGGGACAGGAAGATCCGGGTGAACGTGCTGACCCCCGGGCAGGTCGCCTCGCCGATGTTGGCAGAGGTGATGGACGACGAAATGAAGGCGCAGTTCGAGTCCGTGATCCCGCGGCGAGAGATGGGCCGCCCAGAGGAGATCGCTGCGGCCGCGTTGTTCCTCGCCTCCGATGACTCGAGCTATGTCAACGGCCAGGAACTCGTCGTCGACGGCGGCACCACGGTGATCTGA
- a CDS encoding TetR/AcrR family transcriptional regulator, with amino-acid sequence MTELEKGPRGLRRGRGARERILGASRQLFRDQGINNTGLDQLCAVAQVSKRTFYQHFTGKDQLIAEHLRRFDPDVLSEVFDRTDLTPRERLLAVFDIHAPLCPFIAAAVEIHDPDHPARVHAADYKKAFAARLAETARQAGASNPERLGEQLALLLDGASARNRVLNTDTFATAAATAAVLIDNAVPSPAVPPDAAGDPATEAAS; translated from the coding sequence ATGACGGAGTTGGAGAAGGGGCCGCGCGGCCTGCGCCGCGGCAGGGGCGCGCGAGAGCGCATCCTCGGCGCTTCACGTCAACTGTTCCGTGATCAAGGCATCAACAACACCGGCCTGGACCAACTCTGCGCGGTGGCCCAGGTGTCCAAGCGCACGTTCTACCAGCACTTCACCGGCAAGGATCAGCTGATCGCCGAACACCTCCGCCGATTCGACCCCGACGTCCTGTCCGAGGTGTTCGACCGCACCGACCTCACACCCCGCGAACGGCTCCTCGCCGTCTTCGATATTCATGCGCCGCTGTGCCCGTTCATCGCGGCCGCCGTCGAAATCCACGACCCGGACCACCCGGCACGCGTACACGCCGCCGACTACAAGAAGGCTTTTGCCGCGCGGCTCGCCGAAACCGCTCGGCAGGCAGGCGCTTCCAACCCCGAACGACTCGGCGAACAGCTGGCGCTTCTTTTGGATGGCGCGTCGGCCCGCAACCGAGTCCTCAACACCGACACCTTCGCCACCGCCGCCGCCACCGCCGCCGTCCTCATCGACAACGCCGTCCCTAGCCCAGCGGTACCGCCCGACGCAGCCGGGGACCCGGCAACCGAGGCTGCATCTTGA
- a CDS encoding nuclear transport factor 2 family protein, translating to MEFFVDTMHGGADASALSGILAEDVVMYGPLSDEPLTGRKAVLKAIQGVGAEANLTYSEVLSGQTHHAAYFRLQIEDTAVDGMDYFLLDADGKIAEVTIWWRPLPSGVQMQGHLADALGMQPWELRTNE from the coding sequence GTGGAATTCTTCGTCGACACCATGCACGGCGGCGCCGACGCAAGCGCCCTTTCCGGAATCCTCGCCGAGGACGTGGTGATGTACGGCCCGCTCAGCGACGAGCCACTCACCGGCCGGAAGGCAGTCCTTAAAGCCATCCAAGGAGTCGGCGCGGAGGCCAACCTCACCTACTCCGAAGTCCTTAGCGGACAGACGCACCACGCCGCGTACTTCCGGCTGCAAATCGAAGACACCGCCGTCGACGGGATGGATTATTTCCTGCTCGACGCGGACGGCAAGATCGCCGAGGTGACCATATGGTGGCGTCCCTTGCCTTCCGGCGTCCAGATGCAGGGGCACCTTGCGGATGCGCTCGGGATGCAGCCCTGGGAACTGCGCACGAACGAGTAG
- a CDS encoding cupin domain-containing protein, with protein sequence MTTPNARSIHSVSLLDGEIVEESELGSMRRVTVDNLPILKNLSIKRVLLNPGAMRTPHWHANANELTYCVSGTALVSVLDNHSAFSSFIVTAGQMFHVDSGALHHIENIGTDVAEFIIAFRNERPEDFGLGATFGAFTDAVLGNTYDLPAADLSKIRRSTGNLEDHKLAGRIGDPTVPTAASFNDPHKFDIEAQAPGLNFASGNARFARDQFWPALKDMSMYSLRVTESGMREPHWHPVTAEMGYVRYGDARMTIMNPDGTLDTWNLTTGDMYFIPRAYPHHIENIGTDDWHFLIFFDQPFPADIGFKASASAYSREVLAATFNTHIDDLPAFPFTPADPLIVSRINALDTHGIGQL encoded by the coding sequence ATGACCACGCCCAACGCCCGCAGCATCCACTCCGTCTCCCTGCTCGACGGAGAGATCGTCGAGGAATCCGAACTGGGTTCGATGCGCCGAGTGACCGTCGACAATCTGCCGATCCTGAAGAACCTGTCCATCAAACGGGTGCTGCTCAATCCCGGCGCCATGCGCACTCCGCACTGGCATGCCAACGCCAATGAACTGACCTACTGCGTCTCGGGTACCGCGTTGGTCTCCGTGCTGGACAACCACAGTGCGTTCTCCAGTTTCATTGTCACCGCGGGCCAGATGTTCCACGTCGACTCCGGGGCCTTGCATCACATCGAGAACATCGGCACCGACGTCGCGGAGTTCATCATCGCCTTCCGCAACGAACGTCCCGAAGATTTCGGCCTCGGCGCCACCTTCGGCGCCTTCACCGATGCAGTGCTGGGCAACACCTATGACCTACCGGCCGCCGACCTCAGCAAGATCCGGCGCAGCACAGGCAATCTCGAAGATCACAAACTGGCCGGCCGCATCGGCGATCCGACGGTGCCCACTGCAGCATCTTTCAATGACCCGCACAAATTCGACATCGAAGCCCAGGCTCCCGGGCTCAACTTCGCCAGCGGCAATGCCCGTTTCGCCCGCGACCAGTTCTGGCCGGCCCTCAAAGACATGTCGATGTACTCACTACGTGTCACCGAAAGTGGTATGCGCGAACCCCATTGGCATCCGGTCACCGCAGAGATGGGCTACGTGCGCTACGGCGATGCCCGTATGACGATCATGAATCCCGACGGAACGCTGGACACCTGGAACCTCACCACCGGCGACATGTACTTCATCCCGCGGGCGTACCCGCACCACATCGAGAACATCGGCACCGACGACTGGCACTTCCTGATCTTCTTCGACCAACCGTTCCCCGCCGACATCGGCTTCAAAGCCTCGGCCAGCGCTTACTCCCGGGAAGTCCTGGCGGCGACGTTCAACACCCACATCGACGATCTCCCAGCCTTTCCCTTCACCCCGGCCGACCCGCTGATCGTCAGCCGCATCAACGCCCTCGACACACACGGCATCGGCCAACTCTGA
- a CDS encoding DUF6390 family protein, with product MTAVSETPLPGRELFASYAFPPNELGYCGPPDSTVLLSGQGPAAIDRHAKGFDGAWPYLEEIATASGLHDPLDPEAVRSYWVGGPLLARVDGHRMLNRLRAALPGQPTGLLDDLDDPSELLAHHSFHVFVVYPWVRFLDADPGHPLRILQSCRIRWGVVDSVDDHHVVITSSPVRYDSGLLVLGDAAPERVRWRREDGVSLAPRPALGTTVSAHWDWVCGTIDGPDCEALAAATRSTLNLVNRVRRQRPADKYR from the coding sequence GTGACCGCGGTGTCCGAAACTCCACTGCCCGGCCGGGAGTTGTTCGCCAGTTACGCCTTTCCGCCCAACGAGCTGGGCTACTGCGGCCCACCCGATTCGACGGTGCTGCTCAGCGGACAAGGCCCGGCCGCCATCGACCGGCACGCCAAAGGTTTCGACGGCGCGTGGCCGTATCTCGAGGAGATCGCGACGGCGTCGGGCCTGCACGACCCGCTCGATCCGGAGGCGGTTCGTTCCTACTGGGTCGGCGGCCCGTTGCTGGCCCGGGTGGACGGTCACCGCATGCTGAACCGGTTGCGCGCGGCGCTGCCCGGCCAACCCACTGGACTACTCGACGATCTTGACGACCCGTCGGAGCTGTTGGCTCACCACAGTTTCCACGTGTTCGTGGTGTATCCCTGGGTGCGATTTCTCGACGCCGATCCCGGTCATCCCCTGCGGATCCTGCAGTCCTGCCGGATCCGGTGGGGCGTCGTCGATTCGGTGGACGACCACCATGTCGTCATCACCTCATCGCCGGTCCGTTACGACTCCGGTCTCCTCGTGCTCGGCGACGCGGCGCCGGAGCGGGTGCGGTGGCGCCGCGAGGACGGGGTGTCACTGGCACCGCGACCGGCACTGGGTACCACGGTAAGCGCCCACTGGGACTGGGTGTGCGGCACCATCGACGGACCGGACTGTGAAGCACTGGCCGCCGCGACCCGTTCGACCCTGAACCTGGTCAACCGGGTGCGCCGCCAACGGCCGGCGGACAAGTACCGATAA
- a CDS encoding alpha/beta fold hydrolase translates to MSTITTTDGTEIFYKDWGTGQPIVFSHGWPLSSDDWDNQMLFFLAQGYRVIAHDRRGHGRSTQTPGGHDLDHYADDLAALVEHLDLHDAVHVGHSTGGGEVVRYLARHGQARASKAALISAVPPLMVRTEANPEGLPKSVFDGLQAQLAANRSEFYRALPSGPFYNFDKAGVQSSEAIIENWWRQGMMGDALSHYDGIVAFSQTDFTEDLKTITIPTLVMHSVDDQIVPYVAAGPKSAQLLQNGTLKTYRDNFPHGMPTTHADVINTDLLDFLKA, encoded by the coding sequence ATGTCCACCATCACCACCACCGACGGCACTGAGATCTTCTACAAGGACTGGGGCACGGGGCAACCCATCGTGTTCAGCCACGGCTGGCCCCTGTCCAGCGATGACTGGGACAACCAGATGCTGTTCTTCCTGGCCCAGGGCTACCGGGTCATCGCCCACGACCGTCGCGGTCACGGCCGATCCACCCAAACCCCCGGCGGACACGATCTGGACCACTATGCCGATGATCTGGCCGCCTTGGTCGAGCACCTGGACCTGCACGACGCCGTCCATGTCGGACATTCCACCGGCGGCGGCGAGGTGGTGCGCTACCTGGCCCGCCACGGGCAAGCCCGCGCGTCGAAGGCCGCGCTGATCAGTGCGGTCCCCCCGCTCATGGTGCGCACCGAGGCCAATCCGGAGGGACTGCCCAAATCTGTTTTCGACGGTCTGCAAGCGCAATTGGCGGCCAACCGCTCGGAGTTCTATCGGGCGCTGCCGTCGGGGCCGTTCTACAACTTCGACAAGGCCGGTGTGCAGTCCTCGGAAGCGATCATCGAAAACTGGTGGCGCCAAGGAATGATGGGCGACGCCCTCTCGCACTACGACGGTATCGTCGCGTTCTCACAGACCGACTTCACCGAGGACCTCAAGACGATCACCATCCCCACCCTGGTGATGCACAGCGTCGACGACCAGATCGTGCCGTATGTCGCCGCCGGCCCGAAATCAGCCCAACTGCTGCAGAACGGGACGCTCAAGACCTACCGCGACAACTTCCCGCACGGTATGCCCACCACCCACGCCGACGTCATCAACACCGACCTG